The following proteins come from a genomic window of Liolophura sinensis isolate JHLJ2023 chromosome 13, CUHK_Ljap_v2, whole genome shotgun sequence:
- the LOC135480638 gene encoding uncharacterized protein LOC135480638 isoform X2, with protein METINIGQGLEYIVLHQNQHILWYDGRSMLVTVARDCVTGRRFALYPVSVLELILRWLPELRISAYYTPNPKVYGIMFKRPAEVFLVLRLPEEDKESLRMFLTRYLCDDQDMDIVKELTEHLFAEIMQHHSQGVADLGITQDTVYVNPHSFNIVEIGNLSNAVFRWMDERRFTEAKVRDVRKAQEILLFYLNRLPFCPLYFALQAPVSICNNIRIRGTRITQVSCDHADQPGFINLHAHAWYPRGLLNGAHQLYRTQANQVAVERVAQLQSRANTNEEEEPVNVLQPAPPVSMPPPEDMHSVNQVPPPLQKTNSKSLTVQVGIAETEEFSSLLESTEQWSSEEEENSTDDEELMTDGAISIDQGQLSQESVPIATGISTQDADSGVRTWELSTDMADYVDEYLAPD; from the exons ATG GAAACTATTAATATTGGACAAGGTTTGGAGTATATTGTCCTGCACCAGAATCAACACATTTTGTGGTATGATGGAAGATCGATGCTGGTGACAGTAGCCAGAGATTGTGTCACTGGAAGACGTTTCGCCCTTTATCCA GTGTCCGTCCTTGAGCTAATCCTAAGATGGTTACCGGAGTTACGGATTTCAGCGTATTATACTCCGAATCCAAAGGTCTATGGCATCATGTTTAAGAGACCAGCAGAGGTTTTCCTTGTGCTTAGACTCCCAG AAGAAGATAAAGAATCCCTGAGAATGTTCCTGACACGTTACCTGTGTGATGATCAGGATATGGACATCGTTAAGGAGCTGACAGAGCACCTTTTTGCTGAAATTATGCAGCATCACAGCCAAGGCGTTGCGGATCTTGGCATTACAC aGGATACTGTGTATGTCAACCCTCACAGTTTCAACATCGTGGAAATCGGAAATTTAAGTAATGCAGTGTTTCGATGGATGGATGAAAGACGGTTTACTGAAGCAAAGGTCAGAGATGTGAGGAAGGCCCAAGAAATACTGCTGTTTTATTTGAACCGG CTCCCTTTCTGTCCCTTGTATTTTGCCCTGCAAGCACCAGTTTCCATCTGTAATAATATTAGAATTCGGGGAACAAGAATCACCCAGGTTTCGTGTGACCATGCAG ATCAGCCAGGCTTTATAAACTTGCATGCTCATGCATGGTATCCAAGAGGATTACTTAATGGAGCACATCAGCTGTACAGGACACAGGCTAACCAGGTTGCTGTGGAAAGAGTTGCACAGCTTCAATCAAGg GCAAACACGAACGAAGAAGAAGAACCTGTGAACGTGTTGCAAC CAGCACCTCCTGTTTCTATGCCACCGCCTGAAGACATGCACAGCGTGAACCAAGTTCCTCCTCCCTTGCAAAAGACAAACTCCAAAAGCCTAACAGTGCAAGTGGGCATTGCTGAGACTGAGGAGTTCTCTTCCCTGTTAGAAAGTACAGAGCAGTGGTCCAGTGAGGAGGAAGAGAATTCTACAGACGATGAAGAGCTGATGACTGATGGGGCTATTTCCATTGACCAGGGCCAGTTGAGTCAGGAGTCAGTGCCCATAGCTACTGGCATCTCAACTCAG GACGCTGATTCAGGTGTGAGGACATGGGAATTGTCAACAGATATGGCCGACTATGTGGATGAATATCTGGCTCCTGACTGA
- the LOC135480638 gene encoding uncharacterized protein LOC135480638 isoform X1, translating to MQIWREFLEAFDNIVYQTIILVFTSQETINIGQGLEYIVLHQNQHILWYDGRSMLVTVARDCVTGRRFALYPVSVLELILRWLPELRISAYYTPNPKVYGIMFKRPAEVFLVLRLPEEDKESLRMFLTRYLCDDQDMDIVKELTEHLFAEIMQHHSQGVADLGITQDTVYVNPHSFNIVEIGNLSNAVFRWMDERRFTEAKVRDVRKAQEILLFYLNRLPFCPLYFALQAPVSICNNIRIRGTRITQVSCDHADQPGFINLHAHAWYPRGLLNGAHQLYRTQANQVAVERVAQLQSRANTNEEEEPVNVLQPAPPVSMPPPEDMHSVNQVPPPLQKTNSKSLTVQVGIAETEEFSSLLESTEQWSSEEEENSTDDEELMTDGAISIDQGQLSQESVPIATGISTQDADSGVRTWELSTDMADYVDEYLAPD from the exons ATGCAAATATGGCGGGAGTTTTTGGAGGCCTTTGACAATATTGTGTATCAGACGATCATACTCGTATTTACATCCCAG GAAACTATTAATATTGGACAAGGTTTGGAGTATATTGTCCTGCACCAGAATCAACACATTTTGTGGTATGATGGAAGATCGATGCTGGTGACAGTAGCCAGAGATTGTGTCACTGGAAGACGTTTCGCCCTTTATCCA GTGTCCGTCCTTGAGCTAATCCTAAGATGGTTACCGGAGTTACGGATTTCAGCGTATTATACTCCGAATCCAAAGGTCTATGGCATCATGTTTAAGAGACCAGCAGAGGTTTTCCTTGTGCTTAGACTCCCAG AAGAAGATAAAGAATCCCTGAGAATGTTCCTGACACGTTACCTGTGTGATGATCAGGATATGGACATCGTTAAGGAGCTGACAGAGCACCTTTTTGCTGAAATTATGCAGCATCACAGCCAAGGCGTTGCGGATCTTGGCATTACAC aGGATACTGTGTATGTCAACCCTCACAGTTTCAACATCGTGGAAATCGGAAATTTAAGTAATGCAGTGTTTCGATGGATGGATGAAAGACGGTTTACTGAAGCAAAGGTCAGAGATGTGAGGAAGGCCCAAGAAATACTGCTGTTTTATTTGAACCGG CTCCCTTTCTGTCCCTTGTATTTTGCCCTGCAAGCACCAGTTTCCATCTGTAATAATATTAGAATTCGGGGAACAAGAATCACCCAGGTTTCGTGTGACCATGCAG ATCAGCCAGGCTTTATAAACTTGCATGCTCATGCATGGTATCCAAGAGGATTACTTAATGGAGCACATCAGCTGTACAGGACACAGGCTAACCAGGTTGCTGTGGAAAGAGTTGCACAGCTTCAATCAAGg GCAAACACGAACGAAGAAGAAGAACCTGTGAACGTGTTGCAAC CAGCACCTCCTGTTTCTATGCCACCGCCTGAAGACATGCACAGCGTGAACCAAGTTCCTCCTCCCTTGCAAAAGACAAACTCCAAAAGCCTAACAGTGCAAGTGGGCATTGCTGAGACTGAGGAGTTCTCTTCCCTGTTAGAAAGTACAGAGCAGTGGTCCAGTGAGGAGGAAGAGAATTCTACAGACGATGAAGAGCTGATGACTGATGGGGCTATTTCCATTGACCAGGGCCAGTTGAGTCAGGAGTCAGTGCCCATAGCTACTGGCATCTCAACTCAG GACGCTGATTCAGGTGTGAGGACATGGGAATTGTCAACAGATATGGCCGACTATGTGGATGAATATCTGGCTCCTGACTGA